Proteins co-encoded in one Nicotiana sylvestris chromosome 7, ASM39365v2, whole genome shotgun sequence genomic window:
- the LOC104247176 gene encoding peroxidase 43-like encodes MKLIFVILLFTHLIGISRGQLQVGFYGQTCPNVESIVSGTVREAAASNQNIAPVLLRLHFHDCFVQGCDGSILIENGEKAERHAFGHQGVGGFEVIEKAKAEVEAVCPGLVSCADIVALAARDAILLANGPSYDVETGRRDGMVSNLSLAENMPDVEDSIQQLKAKFLEKGLSEKDLVLLSAAHTIGTTACFFMTKRLYNFSPNGGSDPSINPNFLPELKATCPENGNVNVRLAMDRGSGEAFDSQILQNIRSGFAVLQSDANLYRDETTKRVVDSYFGILSPFLGTSFEADFANAMVKMGRIGVLTGSQGTIRRVCASF; translated from the exons ATGAAACTGATTTTTGTCATATTACTTTTCACTCATCTAATAGGAATTTCACGAGGCCAACTCCAAGTTGGTTTCTATGGCCAAACATGCCCTAATGTTGAATCTATTGTTAGTGGTACTGTGCGTGAAGCTGCAGCCTCCAACCAAAATATAGCTCCTGTTTTGCTTAGACTTCATTTCCATGACTGCTTTGTTCAG GGATGTGATGGATCAATTCTAATAGAAAATGGAGAAAAAGCAGAAAGGCATGCATTTGGGCATCAAGGTGTTGGAGGATTTGAAGTAATAGAGAAAGCAAAAGCAGAGGTTGAAGCTGTTTGTCCTGGACTTGTTTCTTGTGCTGACATTGTTGCTTTGGCTGCTAGGGATGCTATACTCTTG GCAAATGGGCCTTCATATGATGTGGAAACAGGAAGAAGAGATGGGATGGTTTCAAACTTATCTTTGGCGGAAAACATGCCAGATGTTGAAGATTCCATTCAGCAACTCAAAGCTAAGTTTTTAGAGAAAGGCCTCTCTGAGAAAGACCTTGTGCTCCTCAGTG CTGCACATACAATTGGTACCACTGCATGTTTCTTCATGACCAAAAGGCTCTACAATTTCTCCCCCAATGGAGGCTCCGATCCATCGATAAATCCTAATTTTCTTCCCGAGTTGAAGGCTACTTGCCCGGAAAACGGAAACGTTAACGTCAGGTTAGCGATGGATCGGGGCAGCGGCGAAGCATTCGACAGTCAAATTTTGCAGAATATTAGGTCTGGCTTTGCTGTGTTACAATCTGATGCAAATTTATATAGAGATGAGACGACAAAGAGAGTTGTGGATTCTTACTTTGGGATTCTTAGCCCATTTTTGGGGACGTCTTTTGAGGCTGATTTTGCCAATGCAATGGTAAAAATGGGCAGAATTGGTGTACTTACTGGCTCTCAAGGAACTATTAGACGTGTTTGTGCATCTTTTTAG